Proteins from a single region of Humidesulfovibrio mexicanus:
- a CDS encoding GNAT family N-acetyltransferase: protein MKKKTHTQLRLPADTRFLPLAQEHVRGLARILGLPERDMLALELAAEEAFENICVHAYADGTPGDVLVDGELLAGELRLAFHDEGLPFDPSLLERRDRRSDGETRGIGLKLIHNAVDEVVWENRGRLGKALRLVKRLPPSLCALDLEEGQQQGEARPPRAPEQEYLVRPLCPEDALQVTRLFWLTYGFSYKNEAFYRPEGVLDMVARGVLRSHVAVTAAGEVVAHAGLLRPQPVPMAEMALLVVSPAHRGRGLMERLAVALTACAEEMGLSGVSINPVTSHPVSQRESIKLGGRPCGLDLAACPPRQFKAMRLEDGPPQRESYLHCFKHLSVPPPTVAFAPKRNHDIVARIYATMERPFVFGAPDAAAAGSYSVSFDRSLAKGIVRVGRADVRQWPEIRRATVDLLDIAGAEVLHIELPLAQPGTPTLWELAEAEGFFFTGVWPHAAEDGDIARLTRLAAPLDMGRLRLYSDFACELGRYVEAEMQRAVR, encoded by the coding sequence ATGAAAAAGAAAACCCATACGCAGTTGCGGCTTCCTGCGGATACCCGGTTTTTGCCTTTGGCCCAGGAGCATGTGCGTGGCCTGGCGCGCATCTTGGGGCTGCCGGAGCGGGACATGTTGGCCCTGGAGCTGGCGGCGGAGGAGGCCTTTGAGAACATCTGCGTTCATGCCTATGCCGACGGCACGCCGGGCGACGTGCTTGTGGATGGCGAGTTGCTGGCGGGCGAGCTGCGTCTGGCCTTCCATGACGAGGGGTTGCCCTTTGATCCCAGCCTGCTTGAGCGCCGCGATCGCCGATCGGATGGCGAAACGCGCGGCATCGGGCTCAAGCTCATCCACAACGCTGTGGACGAAGTGGTCTGGGAAAATCGGGGCCGCCTGGGCAAGGCGTTGCGGCTGGTGAAGCGTCTGCCGCCTTCGCTGTGCGCCCTTGATCTGGAGGAGGGGCAGCAGCAAGGAGAGGCGAGGCCGCCCCGCGCCCCGGAGCAGGAATACCTCGTGCGCCCCCTTTGCCCGGAGGACGCCTTGCAGGTGACCCGGCTGTTCTGGCTGACGTATGGCTTTTCGTACAAGAACGAGGCGTTCTACCGCCCGGAAGGCGTGCTGGACATGGTGGCGCGCGGGGTGCTCCGCAGCCATGTGGCGGTCACGGCCGCGGGAGAGGTGGTGGCCCACGCGGGGCTGCTGCGCCCGCAGCCGGTGCCCATGGCCGAAATGGCGCTGCTTGTGGTCTCGCCCGCGCACAGGGGGCGCGGCCTCATGGAGCGGCTCGCCGTCGCGCTGACCGCCTGCGCCGAGGAGATGGGCCTGTCCGGCGTGTCCATCAATCCGGTAACGAGCCACCCCGTCAGCCAGCGCGAGTCCATCAAGCTTGGGGGCAGACCCTGCGGCCTGGACCTTGCCGCCTGCCCTCCCAGGCAGTTCAAGGCCATGCGCCTTGAGGACGGCCCGCCGCAGCGCGAATCCTATCTGCACTGCTTCAAGCATCTCTCGGTTCCGCCCCCAACCGTGGCGTTCGCACCGAAACGGAACCACGATATTGTCGCGCGTATCTACGCGACCATGGAGCGGCCCTTCGTGTTCGGCGCGCCAGATGCCGCCGCAGCAGGATCTTACAGCGTGTCCTTTGACCGAAGCCTCGCCAAAGGCATCGTGCGGGTGGGTCGCGCCGACGTGCGCCAGTGGCCGGAAATCCGTCGCGCTACGGTCGACTTGCTGGATATCGCCGGAGCCGAGGTGCTGCATATCGAACTGCCCCTGGCGCAGCCGGGCACGCCGACGCTGTGGGAACTGGCCGAGGCCGAGGGCTTCTTCTTCACAGGAGTTTGGCCCCACGCCGCGGAGGACGGCGACATAGCGCGGCTGACCAGGCTGGCGGCCCCGCTGGATATGGGACGGTTGCGCCTGTACTCGGATTTTGCGTGCGAACTCGGCCGATATGTGGAGGCAGAAATGCAGCGCGCCGTGCGCTGA
- a CDS encoding nitrite/sulfite reductase domain-containing protein has protein sequence MSASGHAQSRSGTPTASALTPRLILGRVSAEQLETIAAAMRRFGIPLARLTAGQRIALPGVRPEDREGLLALLGLPEDGDGGHGGGLVQACPGAPDCPNAQRETGPMALRLEEVLRGLALPAKVRVGVSGCPRCCAESRVRDLGLIGGPSGWTLVFGGNAGARPRVADELARGLSDEAALELARRALAAYGARAAKRQRTARFVEAVGLEALRQALDLGMDGLSGASGAPEAP, from the coding sequence ATGTCCGCTTCCGGCCACGCGCAATCACGATCAGGTACGCCGACGGCCAGCGCGCTGACGCCGCGCCTGATCCTTGGCCGCGTCAGCGCAGAGCAATTGGAGACCATCGCCGCGGCCATGCGTCGTTTCGGCATTCCCTTGGCCAGGCTCACCGCCGGACAGCGCATCGCCTTGCCGGGCGTGCGCCCGGAGGACCGCGAAGGTTTGCTTGCGCTGCTTGGCCTGCCGGAGGACGGCGACGGCGGGCACGGCGGCGGGTTGGTGCAGGCCTGCCCAGGCGCTCCGGATTGCCCAAACGCCCAGCGCGAGACCGGGCCAATGGCCCTGCGCCTGGAGGAGGTCTTGCGCGGCCTTGCCCTGCCCGCCAAGGTGCGGGTCGGGGTGTCGGGCTGTCCTCGCTGCTGCGCGGAATCCCGCGTGCGCGATCTGGGGCTAATCGGCGGGCCTTCGGGCTGGACCCTGGTGTTTGGAGGCAACGCCGGGGCCAGGCCGCGCGTTGCGGACGAACTGGCGCGGGGGCTCTCCGACGAGGCGGCGTTGGAGCTGGCCCGGCGGGCGCTTGCGGCCTATGGCGCACGCGCGGCCAAGCGTCAGCGGACCGCGCGCTTCGTGGAGGCCGTTGGGCTGGAGGCCCTGCGACAGGCTTTGGACCTCGGCATGGATGGCCTGAGCGGAGCCTCCGGCGCGCCGGAAGCCCCGTAG
- a CDS encoding PEGA domain-containing protein has protein sequence MRRAFAPLAIAFLAALCGCVTTQKIPVSTDPGGAAVFLDGVKVCEATPCGVEAKTDQNHLLTIVKDGYRQKDVTLRLAQTPGGKTVLTPDIVTLKLRTPDQPDLTDKDSAVGTAIDIGTELLQRVLKDATAPK, from the coding sequence ATGCGCCGTGCTTTTGCCCCGCTTGCCATCGCGTTCCTTGCCGCCCTGTGCGGCTGCGTCACCACGCAAAAAATCCCCGTCAGCACCGATCCCGGCGGAGCGGCCGTGTTTCTGGATGGGGTCAAGGTCTGCGAGGCCACCCCGTGCGGCGTGGAAGCCAAGACCGATCAGAACCATCTGCTCACCATAGTCAAGGACGGCTACCGCCAGAAGGACGTGACCCTGCGCCTGGCCCAGACCCCCGGCGGCAAGACCGTGCTGACGCCCGACATCGTGACCCTCAAGCTGCGCACGCCCGACCAGCCGGACCTGACCGACAAGGACAGCGCCGTGGGCACGGCCATAGACATCGGCACGGAACTGCTGCAACGCGTGCTCAAGGACGCCACCGCGCCAAAGTAG
- a CDS encoding molybdate ABC transporter permease subunit, with translation MTGALAAALDPGAAFSIVLTLRVMAWTVPLLFVIGVPLGCLLGLGRGRLVALLDMLVSLPLILPPMAVGFGLLLLLGRQGLLGAPLERWVGLELVFSTPGLVLAALTAGIPLMVRPVQAAMRGELTRLMELSAVLGKGWPTTFVRVVLPHCRRGIAAGLFLATGRALGEVGVSLLLGGDIIGRTNTVSLEIYNAVFTGDFARAGVLATLLALVSVALTVLLKRMGRE, from the coding sequence ATGACCGGGGCCTTGGCCGCGGCCCTCGATCCGGGGGCCGCCTTTTCCATTGTCCTGACGCTCCGGGTGATGGCCTGGACCGTGCCCCTGCTGTTCGTCATCGGGGTGCCGCTGGGCTGTCTGCTTGGGCTGGGGCGCGGCCGTCTGGTGGCCCTGCTCGACATGCTCGTGTCCCTGCCGCTCATCCTGCCGCCCATGGCCGTGGGCTTCGGCCTGCTGTTGCTCCTGGGCCGCCAGGGGCTCCTTGGCGCGCCCCTGGAGCGCTGGGTCGGCCTGGAGCTGGTGTTCAGCACGCCGGGGCTGGTGCTGGCCGCCCTTACCGCAGGCATTCCGCTTATGGTGCGGCCGGTGCAGGCGGCCATGCGTGGCGAGCTGACACGGCTCATGGAGCTTTCGGCCGTCCTGGGCAAGGGCTGGCCCACCACCTTCGTACGGGTGGTTTTGCCGCACTGTCGGCGCGGCATAGCGGCGGGGCTTTTTCTGGCCACGGGCCGCGCACTGGGGGAAGTGGGCGTAAGCCTGCTCTTGGGCGGCGACATCATCGGCCGCACCAACACCGTCTCGCTTGAGATCTACAACGCCGTGTTCACGGGCGACTTCGCCCGGGCAGGCGTGCTGGCGACGCTCTTGGCGCTGGTGTCCGTCGCCCTCACCGTGCTGCTCAAAAGAATGGGCAGGGAATGA
- the modA gene encoding molybdate ABC transporter substrate-binding protein, translating to MKRLALALLFVLCAAALVRAETLTVASGAGYKRLVTDLATAYEAKSGKKLELIFGNMGQVIAQAKASGKVSMIIGEQSFLKKSGVPLASFTELGKGALVVAWPKGKSMSGLGDLAKPEVKRVAMPDAAKAIYGVAGMEALERAGLSDAIKGKLLVVATVPQVMTYVVSGEVDAGLANLTDVQGQSDKIGGYFVVDRSQYSPISIGAGVLAGQESAEVAAFVAFLNSAKGRELARKHGL from the coding sequence ATGAAACGACTGGCCCTGGCTTTGCTGTTCGTCCTGTGCGCCGCGGCCCTCGTCCGGGCGGAAACCCTCACCGTGGCCTCGGGCGCGGGCTACAAACGCCTGGTCACCGATCTCGCCACCGCCTACGAAGCCAAGAGCGGCAAAAAGCTGGAGCTGATTTTCGGCAACATGGGCCAGGTCATCGCTCAGGCCAAGGCCAGCGGGAAAGTCAGCATGATCATCGGCGAGCAGTCCTTCCTGAAGAAGTCCGGCGTCCCCCTGGCCTCCTTCACGGAGCTGGGCAAGGGCGCGCTGGTGGTGGCGTGGCCCAAGGGCAAGAGCATGTCCGGGCTGGGCGACCTGGCCAAGCCTGAGGTAAAGCGCGTGGCCATGCCCGACGCGGCCAAGGCCATTTACGGCGTCGCCGGCATGGAGGCCCTGGAACGCGCGGGCCTTTCGGACGCGATCAAGGGCAAGCTGCTTGTCGTGGCAACCGTGCCGCAGGTGATGACCTACGTGGTTTCGGGCGAGGTGGACGCCGGGCTGGCCAACCTCACCGATGTCCAGGGCCAGTCCGACAAGATCGGCGGGTATTTCGTGGTGGACCGCTCGCAGTATTCGCCCATCAGCATCGGCGCCGGAGTGCTGGCCGGACAGGAGTCCGCAGAGGTTGCGGCGTTTGTGGCCTTCCTGAACTCGGCCAAGGGCCGGGAGCTGGCCCGCAAGCACGGGCTGTAG